A region from the Halosolutus gelatinilyticus genome encodes:
- the hpt gene encoding hypoxanthine/guanine phosphoribosyltransferase, which translates to MDPTLEPLARSLRDAPIVDRDGYPYFVHGVTDGIPTVEPDVLRAIGEAIRDRIDLTDVDALVAPEAMGIHHATALSLAAEVPFVVVRKRSYGFPGEVAVHQETDYGESELYLNGVDAGDRVVFVDDVLSSGSTAERVCDALETVGAELAAVVVVLRRVDVDRERFDREVTSLLDVRVEGGEVVVVD; encoded by the coding sequence ATGGACCCGACGCTCGAGCCGCTGGCCCGATCGCTCCGGGATGCACCGATCGTCGATCGGGACGGCTACCCCTACTTCGTCCACGGCGTCACCGACGGCATCCCGACGGTCGAACCCGACGTGTTGCGAGCGATCGGCGAGGCGATCCGCGACCGGATCGATCTCACCGACGTCGACGCGCTGGTCGCCCCCGAAGCGATGGGAATCCACCACGCGACGGCACTCTCGCTCGCCGCCGAGGTCCCGTTCGTCGTCGTCCGAAAGCGATCCTACGGCTTTCCGGGCGAGGTCGCCGTCCACCAGGAGACCGACTACGGCGAAAGTGAACTCTACCTGAACGGCGTCGACGCGGGCGATCGCGTTGTCTTCGTCGACGACGTCCTCTCGTCCGGCAGCACCGCCGAACGCGTCTGCGACGCGCTCGAAACCGTCGGGGCGGAACTCGCGGCCGTCGTCGTCGTTCTCCGGCGGGTCGACGTCGACCGCGAGCGCTTCGATCGCGAGGTGACGAGCCTGCTCGACGTCCGGGTCGAGGGCGGCGAGGTCGTGGTCGTCGACTGA
- a CDS encoding right-handed parallel beta-helix repeat-containing protein encodes MTDDPSAAQSSTGTVSRRTYTRLLGALGVGGSLTAAQSMRSNGDDIAAAAQNRRPERRGITVSDSGSTVDDDVTHLDFGGALTAVGSDDSGDEADSVRIQAADDSSNANIVNVRDDLGVEPQQGDVWGAIYDHYQSFSPTNRNHRYVLPAGTWHVETDNIHLNAHEYFGLVGEPFATLKVTSQDVDRMMTVGRIDDSLPHAQRTVMKDLQVDIRGEYDAGICRWYTYSYGLIENVSMRGRRDRLNPTYGGDRHTIMVDGRQTTTTNIIRGCHLNNGDTSYNQDTHVGHAIPFSSEIYNLGTNIWEACQVTGYIDNGFYVSNNSGRNIITGCHARNCAGAGIRIGANDYVRNCRITMTEQPGYPWSGLWLENGGGQIVDGLTVHNSIEKNTEIVRLTQDGPARLVGVHITDDGGNGRAIRVADNDRTRTVFHSCSITDRTSPTVSDYAVYVRSSNVVFKDCEYDLESQSEQDRHGFFVSRQGTNVDRLVLNGTDIDADGASLRFAESGRAHNVESTVFDGLVLSDSDTTLEEALWVGNRHEGDTAFRGERINWKGDFNFGFTV; translated from the coding sequence ATGACAGACGATCCATCGGCAGCTCAATCGAGTACCGGCACCGTATCGCGTCGCACCTACACTCGGCTCCTCGGCGCCCTGGGCGTCGGGGGCAGCCTGACCGCCGCGCAGTCGATGCGCTCGAATGGGGACGACATCGCCGCGGCAGCGCAAAACAGGCGACCCGAACGGCGGGGAATCACCGTCTCCGACTCGGGATCGACCGTCGACGATGACGTCACGCACCTCGACTTCGGGGGAGCGCTCACGGCTGTTGGTTCCGACGACAGCGGGGACGAGGCGGACAGCGTTCGGATCCAGGCTGCGGACGACTCGTCCAACGCCAACATCGTCAACGTTCGCGACGACCTCGGCGTCGAACCCCAGCAGGGCGACGTCTGGGGCGCCATCTACGATCACTATCAGTCGTTCAGTCCGACCAACCGGAACCACCGGTACGTGCTTCCGGCGGGAACGTGGCACGTCGAGACCGACAACATTCACCTGAACGCCCACGAGTACTTCGGACTCGTCGGCGAGCCGTTCGCGACGCTCAAGGTGACCAGCCAGGACGTCGATCGGATGATGACCGTCGGACGGATTGACGACTCGCTTCCGCACGCCCAGCGGACGGTGATGAAAGACCTCCAGGTCGACATTCGCGGCGAGTACGACGCGGGAATCTGCCGCTGGTACACCTACTCGTACGGTCTGATCGAGAACGTCTCGATGCGGGGTCGCCGCGACAGACTCAATCCCACCTACGGCGGCGATCGACACACGATCATGGTCGACGGTCGCCAGACTACGACGACGAACATCATCCGCGGCTGTCACCTGAACAACGGCGACACCAGCTACAATCAAGACACGCACGTCGGCCACGCGATCCCCTTTAGTTCAGAGATTTACAATCTCGGGACGAACATCTGGGAAGCCTGTCAGGTGACTGGCTACATCGACAACGGATTTTACGTCTCGAACAACTCCGGCCGAAACATCATCACCGGCTGTCACGCCCGCAACTGCGCCGGCGCCGGCATCCGCATCGGCGCCAACGACTACGTCCGGAACTGCCGCATCACGATGACCGAACAGCCGGGATACCCGTGGTCCGGCCTCTGGCTCGAAAACGGCGGCGGCCAGATCGTCGACGGCCTCACCGTTCACAATTCGATCGAAAAGAACACCGAGATCGTCCGTTTGACCCAGGACGGGCCGGCGCGACTGGTCGGAGTGCACATCACCGACGACGGGGGCAACGGGCGGGCGATCCGCGTCGCCGACAACGACCGGACGCGAACGGTGTTCCACAGCTGTTCGATCACCGATCGAACCAGTCCAACCGTCTCCGATTACGCGGTGTACGTGCGATCGTCGAACGTGGTTTTCAAAGACTGCGAGTACGACCTCGAGTCCCAATCCGAGCAGGATCGCCACGGCTTCTTCGTGAGTCGACAGGGGACCAACGTCGATCGACTCGTCCTGAACGGCACCGACATCGACGCCGACGGCGCGAGCCTCCGGTTCGCCGAGAGCGGGCGGGCCCACAACGTCGAAAGTACCGTTTTCGACGGCCTCGTGTTGAGCGATTCCGATACGACGCTCGAGGAAGCGCTCTGGGTCGGCAACCGCCACGAAGGGGACACCGCCTTCCGGGGAGAACGAATCAACTGGAAGGGCGATTTCAACTTCGGCTTCACCGTGTGA
- a CDS encoding (R)-citramalate synthase yields MPVTHSAEETIASDRTVRLLDTTLRDGEQAPGVSLSPGEKVEIARALERAGVAVIEAGSACTGAGERQAISRVTDLDLDARVTSFCRGMQGDIDLALNCDVDGIHLVVPSSDRHVEGKVGTSREDNLEKTAELVEYATDHGLWVEVIGEDGSRADLDYLEDLMATALDAGADRTCFADTVGHTGPERTAEAVSRLAERGPVSAHTHDDLGLGVANALSAVSAGADLVHCTVNGLGERAGNVALEEVAIALSHVYDIETLELEELYDLAQIVSRATGVQLPPNKAVIGENAFTHESGIHTDGTLKDDKMYEPYAPETVGRERRLALGKHTGRAGVAATLEEHGVEAGGDEVAEIAQRVTELGDRGRRVTDADLLAIAEDVTGDDRERVVDLLDLTATSGGPVPTASVRLDVEGEERVASGTGSGPVDAAVSAVREALGSAADAELESYQVDAVTGGTDAVVTVEVTMARDDRSVTVARSEADITRASVEAMVDALDRLLATDARPLAPADD; encoded by the coding sequence TTGCCTGTAACTCACTCCGCCGAAGAGACGATCGCATCGGACCGCACCGTACGCCTTCTCGACACGACGCTTCGCGACGGCGAGCAAGCGCCGGGGGTTTCGCTCTCGCCCGGCGAGAAAGTCGAGATCGCGCGCGCGTTGGAGCGGGCCGGTGTCGCCGTCATCGAGGCCGGCAGCGCCTGTACCGGCGCGGGTGAGCGCCAGGCGATCTCGCGAGTCACCGATCTCGACCTCGACGCCCGCGTGACCAGTTTCTGTCGCGGCATGCAGGGGGACATCGACCTCGCGCTCAACTGCGATGTCGACGGCATCCACCTCGTCGTCCCCTCGAGCGATCGCCACGTCGAGGGCAAGGTCGGCACCTCCCGCGAGGACAACCTCGAGAAAACCGCCGAGCTCGTCGAGTACGCCACGGACCACGGGCTGTGGGTCGAAGTCATCGGGGAGGACGGCTCGCGCGCCGATCTCGACTACCTCGAGGACCTCATGGCGACGGCGCTCGACGCCGGTGCCGATCGGACCTGCTTCGCCGACACCGTCGGCCACACCGGGCCGGAACGCACCGCCGAAGCCGTCTCGCGGCTGGCGGAACGCGGACCGGTCAGCGCCCACACTCACGACGACCTCGGCCTGGGCGTCGCGAACGCGCTGTCGGCCGTTTCGGCCGGCGCCGACCTCGTCCACTGCACGGTCAACGGCCTCGGCGAGCGCGCCGGCAACGTGGCGCTCGAGGAGGTTGCGATCGCGCTCTCGCACGTGTACGACATCGAGACGCTCGAACTCGAGGAGCTGTACGACCTCGCACAGATCGTCTCTCGGGCGACGGGCGTCCAGTTGCCGCCGAACAAGGCCGTCATCGGGGAGAACGCTTTCACCCACGAGAGCGGCATCCACACCGACGGCACGCTCAAGGACGACAAGATGTACGAGCCCTACGCTCCCGAAACTGTGGGTCGCGAGCGTCGACTCGCGCTCGGCAAACACACGGGCCGCGCCGGCGTCGCGGCCACCCTCGAGGAACACGGCGTCGAGGCCGGCGGCGACGAGGTCGCCGAGATCGCACAGCGCGTCACCGAACTCGGCGATCGCGGCCGCCGCGTGACCGACGCTGACCTGCTGGCGATCGCCGAGGACGTCACCGGCGACGATCGCGAGCGCGTCGTCGACTTGCTCGATCTCACCGCAACGAGCGGCGGCCCCGTTCCCACGGCGAGCGTCCGCCTCGACGTCGAGGGCGAGGAGCGCGTCGCCAGCGGGACCGGTTCGGGCCCCGTCGACGCCGCCGTCTCAGCCGTCCGCGAGGCCCTCGGCTCCGCGGCCGACGCCGAACTCGAATCCTACCAGGTCGACGCGGTCACCGGCGGCACCGACGCCGTCGTCACCGTCGAAGTGACGATGGCCCGCGACGATCGCTCCGTCACCGTCGCCCGCAGCGAAGCCGACATCACGCGCGCGAGCGTCGAGGCGATGGTCGACGCGCTCGATCGACTCCTCGCGACGGACGCGCGGCCGCTCGCACCGGCCGACGACTGA
- the ppc gene encoding phosphoenolpyruvate carboxylase, translating into MPLHNRDVRQDVRELGALLGEVLEDQTSRRAFETVESCRRAAIDYRADELDSREPLVSELEGLSPHEQRIVARAFTTYFELINLAEERERVRSIRTESDEGTLEDSLETAAEELGERDLETVREILEDVLIEPTFTAHPTEARRKTVKSKLRTVATHLETLDERLLTEKEAAQVWRDIDAEVTSLWQTPQVRRRQPEPEDEARNVQWYLENTLFDVVGEVYDELADAIDEEVEGDLEIPKLFEFRSWAGSDRDGNPYVTPEVTANTLERQREVVLDRYREELKRLSGVLSQDGSRIDAGSAFQMSLEEDLERLPGSAKMAEERYPGEPYRQKLKLMRERLERVGDVRPGGYDDVDELLYDLELIAESLRTNGAERVVEAHVDPIRRQVATFGFSLASLDLREHQEKHTDAIAEALEKQGIDYRSLSEEERVDWLTDAVLQDEPVIDLSDIEGLSDASVRVLTLFDSLAEWQSEYGVHAIDTYCISMNDEPSHVLEVLFLADQADVISLPEHCGIDIVPLLETEYALSGARRIMGTLFENEAYSQALEARGRTQEIMLGYSDSNKENGFLAANWSLYKNQRRLGEICDDFDVTMRLFHGRGGSISRGGGPMNEALLALPNSTITGQVKFTEQGEAIAEKYGNPRIAERNIEQMLNAQLRARLYAKEQPEAEIPEEWIEAMETMADTARQEYRDLLESDGFVQYFEQATPITVIEDLDLGSRPASRSGERTVEDLRAIPWVFSWTQSRCILPGWYAIATGIEAYLDEGGDIETLQEMYDEWAFFQTTLDNAALSLSRTELEIAEQYADLADEELRDRFFSRLTDEYERAAELVKEIGQRDELHTRDWLGENLERRNPYVDPLNLLQTYLLDQTHRTDIEERTLRLTVKGIAAGMKNTG; encoded by the coding sequence ATGCCACTCCATAACAGGGACGTACGTCAGGACGTCCGCGAACTGGGGGCGCTGTTGGGGGAGGTCCTCGAAGACCAGACCTCTCGACGCGCCTTCGAGACGGTCGAATCGTGTCGCCGGGCCGCGATCGATTACCGGGCCGACGAACTGGACTCGCGCGAGCCGCTCGTCTCGGAACTCGAGGGGCTCTCGCCGCACGAACAGCGGATCGTCGCACGCGCGTTCACGACCTACTTCGAACTGATCAACCTGGCGGAAGAACGCGAACGCGTCCGCTCGATCCGGACGGAATCCGACGAGGGAACGCTCGAGGACAGCCTGGAAACGGCGGCCGAAGAGCTCGGCGAACGCGACCTCGAAACCGTTCGCGAGATCCTCGAGGACGTGCTGATCGAACCGACGTTCACCGCACACCCGACCGAGGCCCGTCGGAAGACGGTCAAGTCGAAGCTCCGGACGGTCGCGACCCACCTGGAGACGTTAGACGAACGGCTGCTGACCGAGAAGGAGGCGGCCCAGGTCTGGCGGGACATCGACGCCGAGGTGACGAGCCTCTGGCAGACGCCCCAGGTCCGCCGCCGCCAGCCGGAACCCGAGGACGAGGCCCGGAACGTCCAGTGGTACCTCGAGAACACGCTGTTCGACGTCGTCGGCGAGGTCTACGACGAACTCGCGGACGCGATCGACGAGGAAGTCGAGGGCGACCTCGAGATCCCGAAGCTGTTCGAGTTCCGATCGTGGGCCGGCAGCGACCGCGACGGGAACCCGTACGTCACCCCTGAAGTGACGGCGAACACGCTCGAACGACAGCGGGAGGTCGTCCTCGATCGGTATCGAGAAGAGCTCAAGCGGCTCTCGGGCGTCCTGAGCCAGGATGGAAGCCGGATCGACGCCGGCTCGGCGTTCCAGATGTCCCTCGAGGAAGACCTCGAACGGCTCCCGGGAAGCGCCAAGATGGCCGAGGAGCGGTACCCCGGCGAGCCGTATCGGCAGAAGCTCAAGTTGATGCGCGAGCGCTTGGAACGCGTCGGTGACGTCCGACCCGGCGGCTACGACGACGTCGACGAGCTGCTCTACGACCTCGAACTCATCGCCGAGAGCCTCCGGACCAACGGCGCCGAACGGGTCGTCGAGGCTCACGTCGACCCGATCCGCCGCCAGGTCGCGACCTTCGGCTTCTCGCTGGCCAGCCTCGACCTGCGCGAACACCAGGAGAAACACACCGACGCGATCGCGGAGGCCCTCGAGAAGCAGGGCATCGACTACCGATCGCTCTCCGAGGAGGAACGCGTCGACTGGCTGACCGACGCGGTCCTTCAGGACGAACCCGTCATCGATCTCTCCGACATCGAGGGGCTCTCCGACGCGTCGGTCCGCGTCCTGACGCTGTTCGACAGCCTCGCCGAGTGGCAGAGCGAGTACGGCGTCCACGCGATCGACACCTACTGCATTTCGATGAACGACGAGCCGAGCCACGTCCTCGAGGTGCTGTTCCTCGCCGACCAGGCGGACGTCATCTCCCTGCCGGAACACTGCGGGATCGACATCGTCCCGCTGCTCGAGACCGAGTACGCGCTGTCGGGCGCTCGTCGGATCATGGGGACGCTCTTCGAGAACGAGGCCTACTCGCAGGCGCTCGAAGCCCGCGGGCGTACGCAGGAGATCATGCTCGGCTACTCCGACTCGAACAAGGAGAACGGCTTCCTCGCGGCCAACTGGTCGCTGTACAAGAACCAGCGCCGGCTGGGCGAGATCTGCGACGACTTCGACGTGACGATGCGGCTGTTCCACGGCCGCGGCGGCTCCATCTCGCGTGGCGGCGGCCCGATGAACGAGGCGCTGCTCGCGCTGCCGAACTCCACCATCACGGGGCAGGTCAAGTTCACCGAGCAAGGCGAAGCGATCGCCGAGAAGTACGGGAATCCGCGCATCGCCGAGCGAAACATCGAGCAGATGCTCAACGCCCAGCTCCGAGCCCGGCTATACGCGAAGGAACAACCCGAAGCGGAGATCCCGGAGGAGTGGATCGAGGCGATGGAGACGATGGCGGATACGGCCCGCCAGGAATACCGCGATCTGCTCGAGAGCGACGGTTTCGTCCAGTACTTCGAGCAGGCCACGCCGATCACCGTCATTGAGGACCTGGACCTCGGCTCGCGTCCGGCCTCCAGAAGCGGGGAGCGAACCGTCGAGGACCTGCGGGCCATCCCGTGGGTGTTCTCGTGGACTCAGTCCCGGTGCATCCTGCCCGGCTGGTACGCGATCGCGACGGGCATCGAAGCCTACCTGGACGAGGGCGGCGATATCGAGACCCTCCAGGAGATGTACGACGAGTGGGCGTTCTTCCAGACGACGCTGGACAACGCGGCGCTCTCGCTGTCCCGAACCGAACTCGAGATCGCCGAGCAGTACGCCGACTTGGCGGACGAAGAGCTTCGCGACCGGTTCTTCTCGCGGCTGACCGACGAGTACGAACGGGCGGCCGAGCTGGTAAAGGAGATCGGCCAGCGCGACGAGTTGCACACGCGCGATTGGCTCGGCGAGAACCTCGAACGACGCAACCCCTACGTCGACCCGCTGAACCTGCTCCAGACGTACCTGCTGGATCAGACCCACCGGACGGACATCGAGGAGCGAACCCTCCGGCTCACCGTGAAGGGTATCGCCGCCGGCATGAAGAACACCGGGTAA
- a CDS encoding DUF192 domain-containing protein: MRLVHDPIDAEGAVLATEIDVADSIPSQIRGLTFRRSIPDDYALLFEFGAARTRDIHMLFVRFPLDVVWVVDDVVERVERLRPWRGFARATADRIVELSAGAAADVTAGDRLVLDGIDA, from the coding sequence GTGCGACTCGTTCACGATCCGATCGACGCCGAGGGGGCCGTCCTCGCGACGGAGATCGACGTCGCGGATTCGATTCCGAGCCAGATCCGCGGGCTCACGTTCCGGCGGTCGATCCCCGACGACTACGCGCTCCTCTTCGAGTTCGGCGCGGCCAGGACCCGCGATATCCACATGCTGTTCGTCCGGTTTCCACTCGACGTCGTCTGGGTGGTCGACGACGTCGTCGAGCGAGTCGAGCGACTGCGGCCGTGGCGGGGCTTCGCGAGAGCGACGGCCGATCGGATCGTCGAACTCTCGGCCGGCGCGGCGGCGGACGTCACCGCCGGTGATCGACTAGTTCTCGACGGGATCGACGCGTAA
- a CDS encoding succinylglutamate desuccinylase/aspartoacylase domain-containing protein: MSRETRRTFMHAAGALSLLAGAPTVREPIVGKSDSPADAEKTPDDPALEALSQLRPNHTLMANTRYETGVYVVGDADWSEPTGVVVAGQHGIEPAGWLTAMQLIGLTPETGQLVVIPFANPPAIERGVYQTSDGNMNRHFPPGDAPTTDAAAAIWRELRRHDPDVVLDLHSSGGIYRSGVDDGVGQAVFPTAAGRSTAVRAVDWINDELVGPSAYDDAYGFAIGNTQDDDDRPLLTHKVGHDLDVPGYLVEVTRKETVLSDRLTWQTATAIKLLDEHGIRIAP; the protein is encoded by the coding sequence ATGTCACGCGAGACGAGACGAACGTTCATGCACGCGGCCGGCGCGCTGTCGCTGCTCGCCGGTGCACCGACCGTCAGAGAGCCCATCGTCGGTAAGTCCGACTCGCCGGCCGACGCGGAGAAGACGCCGGACGATCCGGCACTTGAGGCGCTTTCGCAACTCCGCCCGAATCACACCCTGATGGCGAACACCCGGTACGAGACGGGCGTCTACGTCGTCGGTGACGCGGACTGGAGCGAGCCGACGGGCGTCGTCGTCGCGGGCCAACACGGCATCGAACCCGCGGGCTGGCTCACTGCGATGCAGCTCATCGGACTCACGCCCGAGACCGGACAGCTCGTCGTGATCCCGTTCGCGAATCCGCCCGCGATCGAGCGAGGCGTCTATCAGACGAGCGACGGGAACATGAACCGCCACTTTCCGCCCGGCGACGCTCCGACGACGGACGCCGCAGCGGCGATCTGGCGGGAGCTCCGACGCCACGATCCCGACGTCGTCTTGGACCTCCACTCCTCCGGCGGCATCTACCGATCGGGCGTGGACGACGGCGTCGGACAGGCCGTATTCCCGACCGCGGCGGGCCGAAGTACTGCGGTTCGCGCCGTCGACTGGATCAACGACGAACTCGTCGGTCCGTCGGCGTACGATGACGCGTACGGGTTCGCGATCGGGAACACGCAGGACGACGACGACCGGCCGCTGCTCACGCACAAGGTGGGTCACGATCTCGACGTGCCGGGGTACCTGGTCGAGGTGACGCGGAAGGAGACGGTGCTGTCGGATCGCCTCACCTGGCAGACCGCGACGGCGATCAAACTTCTCGACGAGCACGGGATTCGAATCGCTCCCTGA
- a CDS encoding helix-turn-helix transcriptional regulator has product MIRPGFVGFVALIVVVTVAGVGGPMAIAGATTAPQDDPNSISSSAAVESAAYTLADSQSQEFDETKFEITVYENGTATWTFRYEKELNGSDEEDAFETFAERFENEETPLYDTFTSMADNLTKAGVAETDREMEASDFNRSAGVEEQFPGGNQIGVVEMSFTWDGFAAVEDGSVVVGDVFRNINLGPDQQIVVRAGGNLVFEYVAPDDARYATTDLEDANEVVWLGEQEFLNGHPRVVFDDPAVDSGHNADGPLSTLTDGENSLPWPLLLLVVFFGLVGAVVWYRWTDRDRSAGDDAAAPSSGPPAAPDETASAGDEPGTSADASTDDVLPDEELLTDEDRVVKLIRENGGRMKQVNIVEETGWSKSKVSMLLSDMEDEGTISKLRVGRENIISLEGFEPEATKSPFEE; this is encoded by the coding sequence ATGATTCGGCCGGGCTTTGTTGGATTCGTTGCTCTCATCGTGGTCGTGACGGTCGCCGGTGTCGGCGGGCCGATGGCGATCGCAGGCGCAACCACCGCTCCACAGGACGATCCCAACTCCATCTCTTCCTCCGCTGCCGTCGAATCGGCGGCGTACACCTTGGCCGATAGTCAATCGCAGGAATTTGACGAGACGAAGTTCGAGATCACCGTCTACGAGAACGGCACCGCGACGTGGACGTTCCGATACGAAAAAGAACTCAACGGGTCCGACGAAGAGGACGCCTTCGAGACGTTCGCCGAGCGGTTCGAGAACGAAGAGACTCCCCTCTACGATACCTTCACGAGTATGGCGGACAACCTGACCAAAGCAGGTGTCGCCGAAACCGATCGAGAGATGGAGGCGAGCGATTTCAACCGGAGCGCAGGAGTCGAAGAGCAATTTCCGGGCGGCAACCAGATTGGCGTCGTCGAAATGTCGTTCACGTGGGACGGGTTCGCAGCCGTCGAAGACGGCTCGGTCGTCGTCGGTGACGTGTTCCGCAACATCAACCTCGGGCCCGATCAGCAGATCGTCGTTCGAGCGGGCGGTAACCTCGTCTTCGAATACGTCGCCCCGGACGACGCGCGGTACGCCACCACCGATCTCGAAGACGCCAACGAAGTGGTGTGGTTGGGCGAACAGGAGTTTCTCAACGGCCACCCACGGGTCGTCTTCGACGATCCTGCGGTCGACAGCGGGCACAACGCGGACGGCCCCCTATCGACGCTGACCGACGGCGAGAATTCTCTCCCGTGGCCGCTTCTCCTGCTCGTTGTTTTCTTCGGCCTCGTCGGCGCAGTCGTCTGGTACCGGTGGACCGACCGCGACCGATCAGCGGGAGACGACGCGGCCGCCCCGTCGTCGGGTCCGCCCGCAGCGCCGGATGAGACAGCATCCGCCGGCGACGAACCGGGGACGAGCGCCGACGCATCGACGGACGACGTCCTTCCCGACGAGGAACTCCTCACCGACGAAGACCGGGTCGTCAAGCTCATTCGCGAGAACGGCGGCCGGATGAAACAGGTCAACATCGTCGAGGAAACCGGCTGGTCGAAATCCAAGGTCAGCATGCTCCTCTCGGATATGGAAGACGAAGGCACGATCAGCAAACTTCGCGTCGGTCGCGAGAACATCATCAGCCTCGAAGGGTTCGAACCCGAGGCTACGAAGTCACCCTTCGAGGAGTAG